A region of Paenibacillus sp. 37 DNA encodes the following proteins:
- a CDS encoding D-alanine--D-alanine ligase has product MKVGVIMGGTSSERDISLLTGQEMIANLNRDKYEVIPIELNTKRDLIDKSAGIDVALLALHGKYGEDGTVQGTLESLGIPYTGCGVLASSVCMDKDMSKQLMQHAGVLTGEWLRVSHMEELSSIAVQQLTYPVVVKPNSGGSSIGTQVVKEASTLPAAVEAALVWDDTVMIEQYIEGEEITCAILDGKMLPVISIRSNAAFFDYASKYDDHGADEQVVQLPLDLHNRVEAAALACYQVLKCSVYARVDMMIREGMPYVLEVNTLPGLTRNSLLPKSAAVAGISFAELLDTIIELSLKERPKEDTTL; this is encoded by the coding sequence ATTATGGGCGGTACATCTTCAGAGCGGGATATTTCCCTGCTCACCGGACAGGAGATGATTGCAAACCTGAATAGAGACAAATACGAGGTTATACCCATTGAGCTGAATACCAAGCGTGATCTAATCGACAAGTCAGCGGGGATCGATGTGGCACTGCTTGCCCTGCATGGCAAATACGGCGAAGACGGTACTGTCCAGGGCACATTAGAATCTCTGGGTATTCCCTACACAGGCTGTGGTGTGCTGGCAAGCAGTGTATGCATGGATAAAGACATGTCCAAACAGCTCATGCAGCATGCGGGTGTACTTACTGGAGAATGGCTGCGAGTGAGCCATATGGAGGAACTATCCTCTATTGCTGTTCAACAATTAACGTACCCCGTGGTGGTCAAACCCAATTCAGGTGGTTCCAGCATTGGTACCCAAGTGGTTAAGGAGGCATCCACCCTACCCGCCGCTGTAGAGGCTGCCCTCGTCTGGGATGATACGGTGATGATTGAACAGTATATCGAGGGTGAGGAGATCACCTGTGCCATTCTGGATGGTAAGATGCTGCCGGTGATCTCCATCCGTTCAAACGCTGCGTTTTTCGACTATGCTTCCAAATACGATGACCACGGGGCCGATGAGCAGGTTGTACAATTGCCTTTGGACCTTCACAATCGCGTCGAAGCAGCGGCCTTAGCCTGTTATCAGGTGCTCAAATGCAGCGTCTACGCTCGTGTGGATATGATGATTCGGGAAGGCATGCCGTATGTCCTTGAAGTGAACACGCTGCCGGGTCTTACCCGTAACAGTCTGCTGCCCAAAAGTGCAGCAGTTGCAGGCATTTCTTTTGCAGAGCTGCTGGATACCATTATTGAACTTTCATTGAAGGAAAGACCCAAGGAGGATACAACATTATGA